GACACAACCTTTATTTCCTGGGCATGATGTAGATCTTTTTCTAGATAACATTCAAAACCCCTCTTACATAAAAACATAGATAAACATTGATAAGGATGCTCTgatatcttttctctttccccattccTCTTAAGTCATAGAGATTGCACTCAGGGCTACACTTTGTTCTTGCCTTTAGTTCagattgtttctctgtgtaatagagccctgactgccctggaactcagagatctgccggcctctgccgcccaagtagtgggattaaaggtgtgcaccatcatgcctggcttctgacTGTTCTCTTAATGTTGGTTCTAGAAAGTAAAATTGTGTGTTACAGGTTAATGTTCAGTTTTAGAGACatcttttcaaaattgtttttcttttggtactGAGGAGTTCTTGAGACTCCAAGGCTGTTATTTGTCTATCAGCAAATGGGAAATTGTTCTGTCTTAGCTAACCTTTCCTTCTGAGCTGTTGTTACCTGCTGTGACTGTGGTAATACAACTCTACAAGAGTGAGGGTGTGCCTAACCAAAGCAAGTGGGGTCCCAGGCTAAATTATCTCCTATGCTTGGCTTCCTCAAGGTGGCTCAGAAGATAAAGGCACTTTCCACCAAGCCTAAAACCATAGTTTTGACCTCAGAacccacctggtggaaggagagaaccagctcctgcaagttgtGCTCTAACTTCTGCATGGGTACCGTGGTAGTATACATGAGCTTCCTTCAAGCACACACAAGTAATGGTAGTATGTTAGCAGAGTTTCTGCTGAACTATGCCATCACACCCTGTATTAATTTACCTTTATTCTGTTCTACCTTAATTTTCATAGTAGCACAGTGAGTTTAGTAATGAAATAAGGAAACGGGTTTAGAAAAAGTAACTTCCAACAGTTTGTTTCTATTTATCACATCCTGTACTTGCCCCACTcccacagcatttctctgtgtagccctggctgtcctggtactcactttgtagaccagtctggccttgaactcacagagacccacttgcttcggcctctgcctcccgagtgctgggatgaaaggcgtggcCACCACTGCTTAGCTGCACTCCCATTTTTAGCCTATATTGTTTCCATTTTACCTTGACTGTTAAGGAGTCCCCAGAACCATACGATCATACTATTACGTTTATGGAAAGAGGCCAATAAGTCTTTCTGTGGCTTCATTTTAGGATCCTTACTGCTGTTTGTCTTAGCTCTCAAGGTCATTTCTCTGCAGTAGAGGCTCTGGGTATTCCACTGACCACCCAGCTGAAATACTGCCATCAGATTTCATGCTGCCCTGAGAAACGGTAAGTTTTCTTATAGACATGTTAAACTTTGAGTAAGTTCTGCCTCTTCAGTATCTTCATAGTGCTTTGCCATTGCTTTACTGTACTGAGAACATCAGACTTAAGTATTCCTGACAGCTAACCATAGTCATGTAAATTTTAATAGAGTTAAAATATGAAGTTAATTATAGATGTCAAAAGAAACTAGTGAAcattatttaagtaaaatttaaattaataggccgggtgttggtggcgcacgcctttaatcccagcacttgggaggcagaggcaggcggatctctgagttcaaggccagcctggtctccccagcgagttccaggacagcctccaaaactacacagagaaaccctgtctcgaaaaaccaaaaaagaaaaaaattaaattagtaaaATCTGGTTATTTGGAGAATCAAGATAGGCCACTACAACCTGAATGTCAGACGCCTTTGGCTCCAGGCTCTTGGCACTGGCTGAGGCTGCTGTAGCTTCAGCCAAGGCCTTGCTGTCTCCAAAGAATGAGAGCACTGGTGCCTCTCCATCCTGGCCAGGGGAGACCTGGCTGTGAGGAACAGCATGAGAGCCCTGCTAGCTGCCGGCAGGTACCATGACTAGGATCATCCTGGATGCTGGAAAGCACCGGGACAACACGAGGCCCCATGAGGTGGGAAGTGAGTGAATGGGTGGTAGATAAACAGAAGACTTGAGTGGTTAGCGTAATGTGAAGTGTGGCTGGCTGAACAGGAGACATGAAGGCGGATGCTGTTCTTGCCCCTTGGGAAAAGATGAATTTCACTGGCCATCTACAGAGCCAGTGACAAACACAGGGGCCTATGCCTTCTTCCTTTGAGAAATCCCACCACTGTATGAGTCACTGTGATTCCCAGAGCTGCATCCTAGCCCAGGTAGAAGAGCAGTACCTGCAAAATGGAGACCCACAACTGACTGGACATGTCCTGCTATGTTTACTTCTCATCATTGGTCGTGGTGGTGGTTCAGCTATGAAACTGGAAAACTCTATATTGAATTACAGAGTTAGTGCTACTTCTAACTTTGGCTAGAGATTTACTTCCTTTGGAAGCTTTGGGTTGGACAAACACTTGAAGACACCCAGAGGCCCTGCTCACCACCATGCAGAGTAGGCAGGAAGAAGTCACACCTAGAGACCTCACTCAACACAAGGCCAGTCCACAGCATGAGCCACTACAATGTGCAAGTATGGGGTGGAGccaagggggagaaagagaaacgAAGAGAGGTAGATCAGGAGACGTGAGGATGGAGAGGAGTGGCCTGTGAAGTCACCTGAGGCCATGTGAAGTCCTGGCCCACGTTGCTCCTGAGGGCCGCATCTGGGGGTGTGGCAGTGCAGCAGCATGTGGATCTGTCAGTGTCCATGGCCATGTcaccaccaaaggccatgtgaCTGGTCTGGACTGCTGCCTGGGACCATGTTGATATCCAAGGTCCCTCACTGTCTGCAGCACTTGGAGAGTGGGCCCTAAACCTTGCCTGGGCAAGCACAGTAGGGCTGGCCCTAATGGGGGTGAGGGTGATgccttccctccaccccaccaccacctggacaTCTCAGTAGGACAGACCTTGTTGGTGGGGTTGGAGTGTGCATTTGAGTGAGCTGGCCCTGCTGCTCGTCTGTAATGCAGCGGTGTGGGCAAGGGAGAGATGCTCCTCCCTCACTCCTTTCCCCTGTAtcaggcaggagagctggccctgcagtCATAAGAGCGGAGAGTGGGCCctcacctcacctgggcaacacagtagagctggcaaTGGTGGTGTGGGTATTGATGAGCCAGCCTGAGGGAAGATCTGGCCTTGCCCCTGTTGCTTGCATTGGTGAGCTACCTGGGGCAGTAAGGACGTGGGAGAGTTGGTGGGCTGAGCAACTAAGCTACCACCCAGGTCTGGATGCAGGGCTGTGAGTTAGTGCATCTCAACATTTACCCCATCTGTGAACTGCTCAAGCACCTCaaggggccagtcctgcagaTCACAGCTGAAGGATCTCCAAGACAGCAAAAAGACTATCTGAGATGAGTCTGAGTGAGGATCCAGTATTGGTGGTGTAGCAGGATCCacaggccttgaaccagaccagtgagtCATGTAATGAACACTTTCATGTAGCCTGTACTTTGACAGAGCTAGCTCTTAAACATCTTGTTTTTCTCAGTATACTATCTGAGGGCTTCTAAAGTTTGAGTATCAGCTGGGTAGAAAGTCAAGGATTTTTTTAATGCTGGAGAAAGAAAAGTGTAAAGGGTGTAGAAAGGAATTAGGCTTGTCTGTATTTGAGAGTTATGGGTGCTATCTTTAAGTATATTGAatcactcttttctttctgttttcaggtGGATGCTCATATTTAAAAATGAGTGTAAATAGTGCTGTATTAAGAGTTGAAACCTGGCTTTTGGCAACATGGCATGTTAAAGTGCCCCTAACATGGCTGGAAGCCTGTGTTAACTGGATCCAAGAAGAAAATGATAATACTAGTTTGAGCCAAGCACAGGTAAATAAACAAGTGTTGGAGCAATGGCTTCTTACTGACCTGAGAGACTTGGAACATCCTCTCTTACCTGATAACATTTTAGAAATCCCAAAGGGAGAACTGAATGGATTTTATGCTCTACAGATCAATTCCTTGGTTGACGTAAGTCAGCCTGCATATTCCCAGATACAAAAGCTGAGAGGGAAGAATACAACCAATGATCTAGTTTCAGCTGAAACACAGATTACTccaaaaccatgggaagcaaggCCTTCTCGGATGCTGATGCTGCAGCTCACTGATGGTGTCACACAAATCCAAGGGATGGAATATCAGTCTATTCCAGCTCTCCATGGTGGTCTTCCTCCGGGTACAAAAATTTTGGTTCATGGACGAATTTCCTTCCGTCTTGGTGTTCTCTTGTTGAAACCGGAAAATGTGAAGGTGTTAGGAGGTGAGGTAGATGGTCTTTCAGAAGAATATGCTCAGGAAAAAGTACTTGGAAGATTAATTGGTGAACTTGATCCTACAGTTTCAGTTGTACCAAATAATTCTGATCACAGTATGTCCAGAGTTTCAGGGGGGTTAGATCCTGCTTTAGGACCTTCAGATGAAGAGCTGTTGGCAAGTCTTTATGAAAGTGAAGAGCCTGCAGCAAATAATGATGCATCCACAGGTGGAAGCTGTTTCAGCACAGGCAGTTCCTTAAATACTACTTCCACAGGTCAGTCTGATTTTGAGCCAGGATATAGTATTTCTTCAAGGCAAAAGGAGAAACCAAACCAATCTGTGCATTTCACTGATGGAGAGTTTGATGACTTTTCACTGGAAGAGGCCTTGCTTTTAGAAGAAACTGTCCAGAAAGAAcagatggaaacaaaagcattgcAGCCACCAACTTTGAAGAAAAACACAGATAAACGTGGAGAGATATTTTCACATAAACCTAATACTCAGAACCACACTGCTTTGATTCGTAAACAAGGAAACAGCAAttgcaatgaaaaaaaattatctgaGCAAATAATTCATGAAGACAAATTTTTTGGCTGTCCATCTGCTAGAGACTCTCATAAGACAGTCCTAGCCCATGACTTTACAAATGACAGTAAGACTTTGGGAGTAGataatacaaaaaaacaaaacatcaacagTTCAGGTGAACAATGCTTaagtaataaaatgttaaagagaaaacaaggaacCTGTCTATCAGAAGAGAGTTCAGAGATTTCTAATGAAAATAGCTACCCTTTACAGACTTGTTCTTCAAAATCATTTGAGAATAATACTGATCTTTCTGTTGGCATGGACTTACATTCTCCACCCTTTATCTATTTGGCTGTTCTAATGGCCAGAAAGCCAAAGGAAGTTACCACTGTGAAAGTCAAAGCCTTTATTGTCACATTAACTGGGAATCTCTCAAGCTCTGGTGGCTGTTGGGGTGTAACTGCAAAGGTTTCTGATGGCACCGCATATCTAGATGTAGATTTTATAGATGAGATACTTACCAGTATGATAGGGTTTTCAGTACCAGAAATGAAACAGTTAAAAAAGGACCCTCTTAAATATCAAAACTTCCTAAAAGGGTTACAAAAATGTCAGCGAGATCTGATAGATTTGTGTTGCCTAATGACTATTTCATTTAATCCTTCTTCATGTAAAGCCATGGTACTTGAATTACAAGATGTCAGTATGGAGCACCTTGAGAACCTAAAGAAGCGGCTGAAAAAATAATTTGCCAAAATACTATTGGAGTACACCTTAAAACGTGCAAATATTTGTAATCAAATTTGTCATATTCTTATTTTTGGAAttctataaaagaagaaaaagcttcAGAGCTTAAAAAAACGgatgaggtgactcagtggttaaaggggctctctgccaagcctgaggacctggatttgatcccctgGTTCCATGTGgctgaaggagaaaaccaactcccagaATCTGTTGTCTGTTCTCTACACATGGAACATGttcatacagatacacacacatgtacactaaatgacatttaaaaataaagatttaattaaaatgcatgtgtaagggtatttttgtttggttttgtgatgCTAGGCCAGGGCATTGTAATGCTAGCAAGCCTCTGTCATGAAGCTACTTCTCTAGACTGTTGATATTTTTCCCATCCTGGAAACAGTCTCATTTCCAGGATGACCTCAAGCTCTCTTGTATAGCTGAGAGTGACTGTGAGCTTCTGATGtcttgcctctgtctcacaagtgcCAGGATTAGGGTTGTGCAGTTTCAGTTGGTGCACTGGCTCAAAACCAGGGCTGTGTGTACTAGGCAGCTGAGCTAATTCACAGTTCTCCTTGTTGAACTTTGCTGACACACTTTTGCTGAGAAACTTGCTTCCTACTTGTTACTGAATATAAGAAAAACTGATAAAGAATTGTGATGGCCTGACAAAATGGCTTGGTGGTAAAGGTTCTTGCTGCTGAGCCTAATGACCTGAATCTATTCCTGGTACTACATGATGAAAGAAAACTGTCTTCCCACGAATATACTCTGATTTCCATATGTGCCTTCCCCATCcatacacacaatgaaataaaacaaatatgaagATGTTCCCCAATGAGATACATTATTGAAAATTAGAAATTGTGAAAGTAATCTTAcctctttttgcttgttttttgttttgttttgtttttttcaagacagggtttctctctgtagctttggagcctatcctggcactccctctggagaccaggctggcctcgaactcccagagatccacctgcctctgccttcccagtgctgggattaaaggcgtacaccagcaccgcctggcttttttttttttttttttctttcttttttcaagacagggtcttgttacatagcccagactgaccttgaactcatggttgCCCAACCTCCCTAAAGaactttttcatattttccacTTGGCTAAATGTTTGGCTTAAGATGAAGGGAccgggccgggcgttggtggcgcatgcctttaatcccagtacttgggaggcagaggcaggtggatctctgtgagcctggtctacaagagctagttccaggacagcctccaaagccacagagaaaccctgtctcgaaaatccaaaaaaaaaaaaagatgaagggaccagctccccatttcagcagccataacagcctagcacttgcttgccttggtcactaggaggtcagttgcctgcctcgtggcaaggaaccaatcagaagttagctggtggtactatgctttacggctctgggtgtgctttacagacaagtgcacagcaatgactcgcagagcatagcaaccgccctggaagggcctatgggccataacaaccagttgaccaatcaacacagggcaagccctccaagcctggaggcacatcaatcctgagcctgttcgtacccctagacactccccttaggctgccctataagatctctatgccgtggcttcGCTGCTTCTTTTCCTAGCCATTCGCCatggtggatgaaaggcccgagctaacatggggttagttggttaaacaactgcaataaagcctcttgctgtttgcatcaagtttccgcctctgcatggtgattgggatggccgaggtcctggactgagatcctggtGGCCTGAGccttccgggggggggggggggtctttcaaagAGACCTAGCTTTTGGGCTGTCTCGGCTTTTAACATCCCTTCCTCACCAAGTCATAATCATCTGTATATTTTGTAGTTCATTTTgtggatgttttttgtttgtctttttcttgagAGATGTCCCTGAAGCCGTCTGTGTGAAACTACAGAAGTCTCCCTACCTCATCCTACAGAAAGCTGGGACTATGGGTGCAATGCCTGGCTCCTAGCTTTGGTTTAAACTAAGATACGTGCAAGTCTTTTTTTCATCTGAACACTTGGAGGCTATTGTGGGGTTATTAATGGACCATATTTTAATATTGTGTTGCAAGTAGTATGGTagtccacagagaaaaaaaaagaggcagagaaataGCTGGCCAATGGGCAGATAAGATGCACACAAAGCTTAGTTTGCTGTCTTTCATAGGCATGATTTGTGATGCCTCTAAATAACTGCAGTAGTGACGTCAAAGACCCCTGGTGGACAGATCACCATGACAGATCCAATAATAAGAACATCTGTGATGCTGGGAGAACAATCAAAACGTGACACAGACAGTGAGCCCCTGGCTTCGGAAGAATGGTAGCTTGATGTGGGACTGCCTCAAACCTTCCTTTTGTAAACAGTAAATACCTTCCTGTCACAGCGGGCGGCAAGAAGTCAAAGATGGTTCTTTTTTCATACATGTGACTTCTTAGATCATCTGCCAGGCCAATCTGTTTTCCACAAGACTGATCTATTACCTGGTTGTTACTTGCTTGTGAGttatagcattttctttttatttatttgtagttcattgttgttttgcctgcgtgtatgtctgtgtgagggtgtcagaagccctggaactggagttacagacagctgtgagctgccatgtgggtgctgggaattgaacccaagtcctgttgaagagcagccagtgctcttaaccactgagccatctccccagccccaaattaTAGCATTGTCGTGGGCACAAGAATGTTCCAGCTGGCTGTGTTACAAAGCTGACCTTTGCtagacatttcctcagagtaaagctggaaaggaaagaaaaacgaAAGAACTCTCCCCAAAGCAGTCACCTAAACAACCAGCTAAGACAGTTGGCAGTGGCCAAGATAGCCTCACGCTTACCAAGTATTTTCTTCAGGGACTTCATGTTCTGTTAG
The DNA window shown above is from Cricetulus griseus strain 17A/GY chromosome 3, alternate assembly CriGri-PICRH-1.0, whole genome shotgun sequence and carries:
- the Rmi1 gene encoding recQ-mediated genome instability protein 1, coding for MSVNSAVLRVETWLLATWHVKVPLTWLEACVNWIQEENDNTSLSQAQVNKQVLEQWLLTDLRDLEHPLLPDNILEIPKGELNGFYALQINSLVDVSQPAYSQIQKLRGKNTTNDLVSAETQITPKPWEARPSRMLMLQLTDGVTQIQGMEYQSIPALHGGLPPGTKILVHGRISFRLGVLLLKPENVKVLGGEVDGLSEEYAQEKVLGRLIGELDPTVSVVPNNSDHSMSRVSGGLDPALGPSDEELLASLYESEEPAANNDASTGGSCFSTGSSLNTTSTGQSDFEPGYSISSRQKEKPNQSVHFTDGEFDDFSLEEALLLEETVQKEQMETKALQPPTLKKNTDKRGEIFSHKPNTQNHTALIRKQGNSNCNEKKLSEQIIHEDKFFGCPSARDSHKTVLAHDFTNDSKTLGVDNTKKQNINSSGEQCLSNKMLKRKQGTCLSEESSEISNENSYPLQTCSSKSFENNTDLSVGMDLHSPPFIYLAVLMARKPKEVTTVKVKAFIVTLTGNLSSSGGCWGVTAKVSDGTAYLDVDFIDEILTSMIGFSVPEMKQLKKDPLKYQNFLKGLQKCQRDLIDLCCLMTISFNPSSCKAMVLELQDVSMEHLENLKKRLKK